The genomic stretch CCACTGCTTTCGCTGCGATTACGTGCATTAACGGTCCACCTTGGATTCCTGGGAAAATCGATTTATTTAATTTTTGTTCCCATTCTGCTTTGGCTAAAATCATTCCGCCGCGAGGTCCACGAAGCGTTTTATGGGTAGTTGTCGTTGTAAAATCAGCATAAGGAACTGGATTTTGATGCAAGCCAGCAGCAACAAGACCAGCAATATGCGCCATATCTACCATTAAGTATGCGCCAACTTCATCAGCAATTTCGCGGAATTTAGCAAAATCAATTTTACGTGGATAAGCACTTGCGCCAGCTACAATCATTTTTGGTTTATGTTTTAAAGCTGCTTCACGAACAATATCGTAATCAATTTCTTTCGTATCTTCACGAACGCCGTATTCAACAAAATTGTATAAAACACCGCTGAAATTTACTGGGCTACCATGTGTTAAATGCCCACCATGTGAAAGGTTCATACCAAGAACAGTATCGCCTGGTTCAAGCACTGTATGATAAACTGCCATATTCGCTTGAGCACCTGAGTGTGGTTGGACATTCGCATATTCAGCGCCAAATAATTTTTTCGCGCGGTCGCGTGCTAAATCTTCCACAATATCCACGAATTCACATCCGCCGTAATAGCGTTTCCCTGGGTAACCTTCTGCATATTTATTCGTTAATACAGATCCCATAGCTTCCATTACTTGCTCACTAACAAAATTCTCAGATGCGATTAATTCGATATTCGCGCGTTGTCTACCAAGCTCTAACTTAATTGCATCAAAAACTTCCTTATCTTGCTTTTGTAAATAGACCATCTGTGGACCCCATCCTTTTCTGATAAATTTTTCAAGTGAACTGTTATGTATTATCTTTAATAATTACTTAAATCGGATAGAAAAGCAAGCATTTTGGAATAAAAAAACGCAATTTCCGATAGTGAAGCGCTTCACTTATAAAAAACGTTCGGAAATTGCACTTTTTAGTTCGTAATAGGTGATTTCGTATTGCTCGATTGATCCACCGTAAGGATCTGGAATATCTGTTTTATCTTCGGAAATTAGTTGAATTTTATCGCTCGCTTTTGGAAAAAGGCTTTTTAGTTCCGCTTGATGATTTTGAGTCATTACGTAGATTTGGTCTGCCCAATCTATATCTGCTTTTTTAACTTTTTTAGCTTGGTGCGTTGTTGGCAAATTCATCTGCGCGAGAATTTGACGTGAGTTTTCAGAGATGGCATCCCCGTCCAGAGCACGTGTCCCAGCCGAACGAACATCTAAATCCGGACGCAAGTTCTGCAAGAGTTTTTCAGCTAAAGGGCTTCGGCACGTATTTCCTGTACAAACAAATAATACCTTCATTCGCGAATCCTCCTGTTGCCAGCAGCTTTTTCTAATCGGTTCATAATCGCTGCTCCAAGTTCCGTTTCTGGATACACTTCCGCAAAAATCACATCTACATCAGCATGGTCGAAAGCCCGTAAACCTTTGTAAAGACTTGTAGCAATTTCGTCCAATGCATTTATACTGCCAGTTATTTCGATGGTACCGCTCGTGTTTAGTTGATTTATCAGTTCTTTTGTCGCCAAAATACCGAGTTTTTTATTCGCAGCTTCCGCTTTATTTATTTCACTTTGCCAAAATTGGATAGATCCTTCTATTAGATAAACTGGCGCTTTCGGGGCATAGTGCGTGTATTTCATGCCAGGTGCTTTTGGTTTTTCCGTTTCTTTCGTGTTGTTTGTCGCTATATCAACAGGGCCAATTATTTGTTCAATCTGTTCTTTTGTAACACCGCCTGGGCGCAGAATAACTGGGATATCTAAAGAACAATCAATAACGGTGGATTCTAAACCTACACCAGTTGCGCCGCCATCGATAATTCCGGCTATTTTTCCATCTAAATCTTCTATTACATGACTCGCCGTCGTCGGACTTGGTTTTCCTGAACGATTCGCGCTTGGAGCCGCAACAGGAATATTCGCTGCATCTATCAATGCTAGACTAACAGGGTGTTCCGGCATACGGACGCCTACTGTGGATAAACCCGCAGAAACATTAGTTGCCAAACTATCTTTTTTCAATGGAAGAATAACCGTTAGCGGACCCGGCCAAAATTTTTCCATGAGCTGGATGGCTTTTACTGGATAACTTGCAACAAATGGATCCATTTGTTCACGACGGGCGATGTGGACAATTAATGGGTTATCTGACGGACGGCCTTTCGCTTCATATATTTTTTGAACAGCAGCTTGGTTAGTTGCGTCTGCACCAAGACCGTACACTGTTTCAGTTGGAAAAGCCACGCATTCACCGCTTCGGAGTAATTTGGCTGCTTCCTGAAAGATTACTTGGTTTGATTGTTGGTTATTTATGTTCCAATGAATGGTTTGCATGAATTCCGGTCCCCTTTACATAACTTCTATTATATTTTAACGTTTTCCGCCTTATTTTTACAGTATTGTTTTTTAAAACCTGTAAATCGCTATTTTTGAACAAAAGTTATCCCCAAACTGTGGATAATAACTTTGTCAATGGGGATAACTTCTTGTGAAATGTGGATAATTCGTAAAGCTAAGTAAAAAAGCCATTTTCTTTATTAAGATTTGATTAAAAAATTTTTTTGCACAACATTTTATCCACAGTTTTGTGGATAACTTTCCAAAGAAAAAGACGCTTCTTTTATAGAAACGCCTTTATACCAATATATTAGAGCATGTTACGTAGCGATCTTTTGAATTGATATCTTTGTGGATAATAACTGTGGAATGTGGATAACTTTTTTCGAAT from Listeria monocytogenes ATCC 19117 encodes the following:
- the glyA gene encoding serine hydroxymethyltransferase — encoded protein: MVYLQKQDKEVFDAIKLELGRQRANIELIASENFVSEQVMEAMGSVLTNKYAEGYPGKRYYGGCEFVDIVEDLARDRAKKLFGAEYANVQPHSGAQANMAVYHTVLEPGDTVLGMNLSHGGHLTHGSPVNFSGVLYNFVEYGVREDTKEIDYDIVREAALKHKPKMIVAGASAYPRKIDFAKFREIADEVGAYLMVDMAHIAGLVAAGLHQNPVPYADFTTTTTHKTLRGPRGGMILAKAEWEQKLNKSIFPGIQGGPLMHVIAAKAVAFGEALQPEFTAYCEQIIRNSKKLAETLQANDVAVLTGGSDNHLLLIDLKPLGLTGKAAEKVLDEVGITVNKNTIPFETESPFVTSGIRVGVAAVTTRGFDEVAIEKVGVLISEVLHNLENEEVLADVKARVATLTNEYPLYPSL
- a CDS encoding low molecular weight protein arginine phosphatase, yielding MKVLFVCTGNTCRSPLAEKLLQNLRPDLDVRSAGTRALDGDAISENSRQILAQMNLPTTHQAKKVKKADIDWADQIYVMTQNHQAELKSLFPKASDKIQLISEDKTDIPDPYGGSIEQYEITYYELKSAISERFL
- a CDS encoding L-threonylcarbamoyladenylate synthase, which produces MQTIHWNINNQQSNQVIFQEAAKLLRSGECVAFPTETVYGLGADATNQAAVQKIYEAKGRPSDNPLIVHIARREQMDPFVASYPVKAIQLMEKFWPGPLTVILPLKKDSLATNVSAGLSTVGVRMPEHPVSLALIDAANIPVAAPSANRSGKPSPTTASHVIEDLDGKIAGIIDGGATGVGLESTVIDCSLDIPVILRPGGVTKEQIEQIIGPVDIATNNTKETEKPKAPGMKYTHYAPKAPVYLIEGSIQFWQSEINKAEAANKKLGILATKELINQLNTSGTIEITGSINALDEIATSLYKGLRAFDHADVDVIFAEVYPETELGAAIMNRLEKAAGNRRIRE